Proteins from a genomic interval of Macaca thibetana thibetana isolate TM-01 chromosome 17, ASM2454274v1, whole genome shotgun sequence:
- the LOC126940468 gene encoding uncharacterized protein LOC126940468 — MLNVLQPPQHDIQQLELPSSPSHDGHLWETCQGQPMFRGIQKKSPTSAAMKPTHASILTFPSSHGFFAEASAQGNQDRRTVMSYADSQQLIPDRDTADADAPDETIPVGSAGADGDSMEAADLRQPSVPTKTHHLANDTLPSGFCVLL; from the exons ATGTTAAATGtccttcagcctccccagcacgACATCCAACAGCTGGAACTTCCATCCAGTCCTTCACATGATGGGCACCTGTGGGAAACCTGCCAGGGGCAACCGATGTTCAGAGGCATCCAAAAAAAGTCTCCCACTTCGGCCGCCATGAAGCCCACTCATGCAAGCATCCTCACTTTTCCTTCCTCTCATGGTTTCTTTGCAGAAGCAAGTGCTCAGGGAAATCAAGACAGGAGAACGGTCATGAGCTATGCCGACAGTCAGCAGCTGATCCCCGACAGAGACACAGCAGACGCAGACG CTCCTGATGAAACCATCCCTGTGGGGAGTGCAGGGGCAGATGGGGACTCCATGGAGGCAGCCGACCTGCGACAGCCTTCAGTTCCGACAAAGACACATCACCTTGCAAATGACACTCTGCCGTCTGGTTTCTGTGTTTTGTTGTAA